Proteins found in one candidate division KSB1 bacterium genomic segment:
- a CDS encoding arylsulfatase, which produces MGWGDLSLHGNRLLSTPNIDRIAQEGAQFEYFYVSPYCSPTRASLLTGRHALKTGVHGITRGEETMRSSEVTLAEILRQNHYATGCFGKWHNGAHYPQDANGQGFEEFVGFNGGHLNNYFDPLLLRNGREFRASGYITRFLTDQAIRFIERNHGRPFFCYLAYNVPHSPFQVPDAYFDKFKAVGLDDETACVYGMCAHLDEEIGRILRRLDELDLAQETLVVFLSDNGPNTRRFNGGMRGLKGSPYEGGSRVPCFIRKPGQIEAGLKLRPIAAHYDLLPTLIDLLELPRPNTLPLDGISFAPLLMGQNQPLPDRMLFDYWPPYGSVRTNRHRLIVGSDHLELYDLFQDPQEEHDIAAGNPAMVESLFASYEEWWETVIQNGLEPIPIEIGHSGRPEVVLHAHEAHLFPENGAGIRFAGNTGWANDYITDWSSLKAYAEWPIVVVRDGVYEVSIDYRCEAAAIGVEFYLEAFKQRLAGVIRQAYAPPPIPSPDRVPRKEVFEQQWRRLTVGKMRLEQGRTALRLRLLRLPNAEAPEIKAVHIKRC; this is translated from the coding sequence ATGGGCTGGGGGGATCTTTCGCTGCACGGTAATCGACTGCTGTCCACGCCGAACATCGATCGAATCGCCCAGGAAGGCGCTCAGTTTGAATACTTTTACGTTTCCCCATACTGTTCTCCGACGCGCGCTAGTCTGCTCACCGGCCGTCATGCTCTTAAAACCGGAGTTCACGGCATCACCCGCGGCGAAGAAACTATGCGCAGCAGCGAGGTGACGTTGGCGGAAATCCTGCGCCAAAATCACTATGCGACCGGCTGTTTCGGCAAATGGCACAACGGCGCACACTATCCCCAAGATGCGAACGGCCAGGGTTTTGAGGAATTCGTCGGCTTTAACGGCGGCCATTTGAACAACTATTTCGATCCCTTGCTGCTGCGCAACGGTCGGGAATTTCGCGCGTCAGGTTATATTACCCGTTTTCTCACCGATCAAGCGATCCGCTTTATCGAACGTAACCACGGACGGCCGTTCTTTTGTTATCTTGCCTACAATGTCCCTCACAGTCCCTTTCAAGTGCCGGATGCCTATTTCGACAAATTCAAAGCAGTCGGCTTGGACGACGAGACCGCATGCGTCTACGGGATGTGCGCACATCTCGATGAGGAAATAGGCCGCATCCTGCGCCGGCTGGATGAACTCGATTTGGCGCAGGAGACCCTTGTGGTCTTTCTCAGCGACAACGGACCGAACACTCGGCGCTTTAACGGCGGCATGCGCGGCTTAAAAGGGAGTCCTTACGAAGGCGGCTCCCGCGTGCCCTGCTTTATCCGCAAGCCCGGACAAATCGAGGCCGGGCTCAAGCTGCGGCCGATTGCCGCGCACTATGACCTGCTGCCCACGCTGATCGATCTCCTCGAACTGCCGCGCCCGAACACGCTGCCGCTCGACGGCATCAGCTTCGCTCCGTTGCTGATGGGCCAAAACCAGCCTTTGCCGGATCGCATGCTTTTCGACTACTGGCCGCCTTACGGTTCGGTGCGGACCAACCGTCATCGACTTATCGTCGGATCCGATCATCTTGAGCTTTACGATCTTTTCCAAGATCCGCAGGAAGAGCACGACATCGCTGCAGGCAATCCGGCGATGGTCGAGTCGCTCTTTGCCTCCTACGAGGAATGGTGGGAAACCGTTATACAAAACGGCTTAGAGCCGATACCCATTGAAATCGGCCACAGTGGCCGACCTGAAGTAGTCTTGCACGCTCACGAAGCACATCTTTTTCCGGAGAACGGCGCCGGAATCCGTTTCGCCGGCAATACCGGCTGGGCAAACGATTATATCACCGACTGGAGCAGTCTCAAAGCCTACGCGGAGTGGCCCATCGTTGTAGTGAGAGACGGTGTCTATGAGGTGTCGATCGACTATCGCTGCGAAGCAGCCGCCATCGGCGTCGAATTTTACCTGGAAGCGTTCAAACAGCGGCTTGCCGGAGTCATCCGCCAAGCCTATGCACCGCCGCCGATTCCCTCGCCGGACCGCGTGCCGCGCAAGGAAGTCTTTGAACAACAATGGCGGCGACTTACCGTCGGCAAAATGCGCCTGGAACAAGGCCGGACAGCCCTTCGCCTGCGGCTTTTGCGCCTGCCGAATGCCGAAGCACCGGAAATCAAAGCAGTGCACATCAAGCGTTGTTGA
- a CDS encoding carbohydrate binding family 9 domain-containing protein, with protein sequence MIRKSLFLLIGASSFILANTSGIDTTVYRNEAGKRIYLAQRLTSAPPNIDGRLDDPCWQNEGVWSGGFRQQIPREGAEPSAKTAVKILYDNRNVYVAVRAFDDMKLVDRHRGRRDEFSGDLVGVCFDSYYDHRTGFEFDLTAGGSKIDLILTNEGWDTSWDAVWDGKTAYEDSAWTAEFRIPLSQLRYANRSEQVWGLHVWRWINRLQEEDQWALIPRDTPGRMYDIGELHGIRDLPKSRRIELLPYARMQNRRHPLEAGNPFTGSRNESTFGADAKLGLSSDFTMDVTLNPDFGQVEADPAVLNLTVFETYFEEKRPFFLEGKTIFDFELENNQLFYSRRIGHAPSRTPMLSIGQYADIPGNTSILGAAKISGKSKDGLSVGILESLTRKEFARIAEGDRRFSEPVEPLTNYFVGRVQKDYNGSNTIFGGMLTAVNRRIEDQSLKFLPREAYTGGLDLRHYWQNKTYFIDAKAVFSTVQGSTTALTSLQTASSRYFQRPDADHVELDTTLTQLNGHGGSIAVGKGANGNWRWRAGVNWRSPGLELNDLGFMSEADLINIGGEIGYVENRPQGIFRTYTIEGGYDQSLNFGRELLSRRFMLSLESEFSNKWNLFWNVYRENDQLDPRLLRGGPAVRVQGWVHTMVNLSTDRSKMLSAGLRLHTHRHDDGITKTLDIGPFVNWKVSNRIRLQSNISLSDNINALQYVTALDNGDATTYILGELARKTAGMTLRLDISLSPEFTLQYYANPYISVGSYQNFKRIVAPRADDYNRLYHVYGKDELDFADGKYTIKENGAFFYNPDFSFRELRSNFVARWEFHPGSTLYFVWTHGRSSYENILSPSFENGFSSLLDASAQNIYLVKLNYWFSI encoded by the coding sequence ATGATTAGAAAAAGTCTTTTTCTGCTCATCGGTGCATCATCGTTCATTCTGGCAAACACCTCCGGAATCGATACAACTGTATACCGAAACGAAGCCGGAAAACGCATCTACCTGGCGCAGCGCCTGACCTCCGCGCCGCCGAACATCGACGGACGGTTGGATGATCCGTGTTGGCAGAATGAAGGCGTTTGGTCCGGCGGTTTTCGCCAACAAATCCCCCGCGAAGGCGCCGAGCCTTCGGCCAAAACCGCCGTAAAAATTCTTTACGATAACCGCAACGTTTACGTTGCCGTCCGCGCCTTCGACGATATGAAGCTGGTCGACCGCCATCGCGGCCGTCGCGACGAGTTCTCCGGCGACCTGGTCGGCGTCTGTTTCGACAGCTACTATGATCATCGCACCGGCTTTGAATTCGATCTTACAGCGGGCGGCAGCAAAATCGATCTCATCCTGACCAACGAAGGATGGGATACCAGCTGGGATGCCGTATGGGACGGCAAAACCGCTTACGAAGACAGCGCCTGGACGGCCGAGTTTCGCATTCCTCTCAGTCAACTGCGTTATGCTAACCGGTCCGAGCAGGTGTGGGGACTGCACGTTTGGCGCTGGATCAACAGGCTTCAGGAGGAGGATCAATGGGCGCTCATTCCGCGCGACACGCCCGGCCGCATGTACGACATCGGTGAGCTGCACGGCATTCGCGATCTGCCCAAAAGCCGCCGCATCGAACTGCTCCCCTATGCACGAATGCAGAACAGACGGCATCCTCTCGAAGCGGGGAATCCGTTTACCGGCAGCCGCAACGAGTCGACCTTCGGCGCCGATGCCAAACTCGGCCTCTCCAGCGATTTTACCATGGACGTTACCCTCAATCCCGATTTCGGCCAGGTGGAGGCCGACCCGGCGGTGCTGAATCTGACGGTATTTGAGACCTATTTCGAAGAAAAGCGTCCCTTCTTTTTGGAAGGCAAGACGATTTTCGATTTCGAGCTGGAAAATAACCAACTTTTTTATTCACGGCGCATCGGCCATGCTCCAAGCCGGACTCCGATGTTGAGCATAGGGCAGTATGCCGACATTCCCGGCAACACCTCCATCCTCGGCGCCGCCAAAATCTCCGGCAAATCGAAAGACGGCCTTTCCGTCGGCATTCTGGAAAGCCTGACGCGCAAAGAATTTGCTCGAATCGCAGAGGGCGATCGACGCTTTTCGGAACCCGTCGAACCGCTGACCAACTATTTCGTCGGCAGAGTGCAGAAGGATTACAACGGCAGCAATACGATTTTCGGCGGCATGCTCACGGCCGTTAACCGCAGGATCGAGGATCAGTCGTTGAAATTTTTGCCGCGGGAGGCCTATACAGGCGGTTTGGATCTACGGCATTATTGGCAAAATAAGACCTACTTTATCGACGCCAAGGCAGTTTTCAGCACAGTTCAGGGAAGCACTACAGCCTTAACAAGCCTGCAGACCGCATCCTCCCGGTACTTTCAGCGGCCGGACGCCGATCATGTCGAGCTCGATACGACGCTTACCCAGCTGAACGGTCACGGCGGGTCAATTGCGGTCGGCAAAGGCGCCAACGGCAATTGGCGCTGGCGGGCAGGGGTAAATTGGCGGAGTCCCGGCTTGGAGCTGAACGACCTCGGATTTATGTCCGAGGCGGACCTAATTAATATAGGCGGTGAAATAGGATATGTGGAGAATCGGCCGCAGGGCATCTTTCGCACCTACACCATCGAAGGCGGATACGATCAAAGTCTGAATTTCGGCCGCGAGCTGCTTTCCAGAAGATTCATGCTTTCCTTGGAAAGCGAGTTCAGCAATAAATGGAATCTGTTCTGGAACGTCTATCGCGAAAACGATCAACTCGATCCCCGCCTCCTGCGCGGCGGTCCGGCTGTTCGCGTGCAGGGATGGGTGCATACGATGGTCAATCTTTCTACCGACCGCTCAAAAATGCTCAGCGCCGGACTTCGTCTGCACACCCATCGCCATGATGACGGAATTACCAAGACGTTGGATATCGGCCCGTTCGTCAATTGGAAGGTCAGCAACCGCATAAGGCTGCAAAGCAATATCTCGCTATCGGACAACATCAATGCCCTGCAATACGTAACAGCGCTGGACAACGGCGATGCCACGACATACATCCTCGGCGAGCTGGCGCGTAAAACCGCCGGCATGACGCTTCGTCTCGATATATCCTTGTCTCCCGAGTTCACATTGCAGTATTATGCGAATCCCTACATTTCGGTCGGCAGTTATCAGAATTTCAAGCGCATCGTAGCGCCGCGCGCCGACGATTACAACCGGCTTTATCACGTTTACGGCAAAGATGAGCTCGACTTCGCCGACGGCAAATACACTATTAAAGAGAACGGTGCTTTTTTCTACAACCCCGATTTCAGTTTTCGCGAGCTGCGGTCGAATTTTGTCGCACGCTGGGAGTTCCATCCCGGCTCGACGCTCTATTTTGTATGGACGCACGGCCGCAGCAGTTATGAAAACATCCTTTCTCCATCCTTCGAGAATGGTTTTTCTTCGCTGCTCGATGCGTCGGCGCAAAACATCTATTTGGTCAAGCTTAATTATTGGTTTTCGATTTGA
- a CDS encoding class I SAM-dependent methyltransferase produces MIKRLIDSMAANPALFIFLRRILENDFQGEKQVLKQELGLPNGKVLDIGCGTGELSVLFPPDRYVGIDISPAYIEFARHHYAAEFHVMDATALNFADGTFGSAVIVGVLHHLNDELSRALLREAGRVLASGGRLVLLEDVVLAKGTHPIGRLIHLLDKGDHIRPAAEYKKLLPDSLVIQKEYLMRSGVCDYIVLVIEKKSAC; encoded by the coding sequence ATGATTAAACGCTTGATCGACAGCATGGCCGCCAATCCGGCCTTATTTATCTTCCTGCGCAGGATTTTAGAAAACGACTTCCAAGGCGAAAAGCAGGTGTTGAAACAAGAACTCGGTCTGCCTAACGGCAAGGTTCTGGACATCGGTTGCGGAACCGGCGAGCTCTCAGTTCTCTTTCCTCCCGATCGGTATGTCGGCATCGACATTTCGCCGGCCTATATCGAGTTTGCACGCCATCATTATGCGGCCGAGTTTCACGTGATGGATGCAACGGCCTTGAATTTTGCGGATGGGACATTCGGATCGGCGGTGATCGTCGGCGTGCTGCATCATCTCAATGATGAATTGAGTCGGGCCCTGTTGAGAGAAGCAGGGCGCGTGTTGGCGTCGGGCGGGAGGTTGGTGCTGCTGGAAGACGTTGTTTTGGCAAAAGGCACTCATCCGATCGGGCGTCTGATTCATTTACTCGACAAAGGTGACCATATTCGTCCCGCTGCGGAGTATAAAAAGCTGTTGCCGGACTCGCTCGTCATCCAAAAAGAGTATCTGATGCGCAGCGGCGTTTGCGATTACATTGTGCTGGTCATCGAAAAGAAATCAGCATGCTGA
- a CDS encoding polysaccharide deacetylase family protein, translating to MMDKLILCFIFLFIGMAAAQEEIYLIVRADDIGSSHAANLACIQCFTDGIARSVEVMVPCAWFLEAAELLRAHPDYDVGVHLTLTSEWSKIKWRPLTCAPSLVDVNGYFFPRQKNWSDPTAVDAFWNPKTDLKEVEKELRAQIETAKRHIPQVSHLSAHMGIDSVDPSMQQLVDRLAKEYGLDIDLGRLGVKYVRWDSPANDDAETRTIKLIAALEGLREPGLYLIIEHPGLDTPEMQAHGHPGYENVASHRAGVTHAFTSEKVKQVIANKGIRLISYREAQHLFGK from the coding sequence ATGATGGACAAGCTCATTCTCTGCTTTATTTTCCTGTTCATCGGCATGGCCGCCGCGCAGGAAGAGATCTATTTGATCGTCCGCGCCGACGACATCGGCTCGTCGCACGCGGCAAATCTGGCATGCATACAGTGTTTCACCGACGGCATCGCCCGCTCGGTCGAAGTGATGGTCCCCTGCGCCTGGTTCCTGGAGGCGGCGGAACTGCTGCGCGCGCACCCGGACTATGACGTCGGCGTCCATTTGACCCTGACCAGCGAGTGGTCTAAGATTAAGTGGCGGCCGCTGACCTGCGCACCGTCGCTCGTCGATGTCAACGGCTACTTTTTCCCCAGACAAAAGAACTGGAGCGACCCGACGGCCGTCGACGCCTTTTGGAACCCCAAAACTGATCTCAAGGAAGTGGAAAAGGAACTGCGCGCGCAAATAGAAACGGCAAAGAGACACATCCCTCAGGTTTCGCATCTCAGCGCACATATGGGAATCGATTCCGTCGACCCCTCTATGCAGCAACTGGTTGATCGCCTGGCCAAAGAGTACGGGCTGGACATTGATTTGGGCAGGCTGGGCGTCAAGTATGTGCGGTGGGATTCGCCCGCGAATGACGACGCTGAAACGCGGACTATTAAGCTGATCGCCGCCTTGGAAGGTCTACGAGAACCGGGGCTGTATCTGATCATCGAGCACCCGGGGTTGGACACACCGGAAATGCAGGCGCACGGTCATCCAGGGTATGAAAACGTTGCCTCCCATCGGGCGGGAGTGACGCACGCTTTCACGAGCGAAAAAGTCAAACAAGTAATCGCAAACAAGGGCATTCGATTGATCAGCTATCGCGAGGCGCAACATCTATTCGGCAAATAA
- a CDS encoding NapC/NirT family cytochrome c has protein sequence MSLWQKYKNFIRGVSVNRIGKTGVVLTTAVVITFFVFEAAQTVGLIRNAYLGLLTYLAFPVLFIVGLILIPIGWAKLKKETGKSTQELLNQQFEPDELKPGLLGSSIVRTIAVFTLLNVVILTTASLRMLHFMDSAYFCGTACHTVMNPEWMTYQRSPHARVPCVECHVGEGVNALIKSKLNGVRQMYLAAFRIYNTPIPTPVHQLRPARETCEHCHWPEKFYGQRLKTIISYAMDSLSTPRYTTLNIKIDAGGPGHPPGAHWHVGAKNQVIYTSEDDKRLTMIEVSARQADGSTHVYRNRRFNRPTGESKPRVMDCVDCHNRATHIYQEAEAVVDESIRRGLLDPALPFIKKEALGALSANYPSQEAAQKGIADRLYNTYKRRYTEAAQKHSDALTQAVTVLQEAYATYIHPQMKITWGTYPSHIGHKRRLGCFRCHNADMIDEKGISIAHDCTLCHSILAMESPERFEFLSEPNKGMREAQMHQYLREEFFKSKF, from the coding sequence ATGAGCCTATGGCAGAAATATAAAAACTTTATCCGCGGCGTTTCGGTTAATCGAATCGGCAAAACGGGTGTTGTACTGACCACGGCTGTGGTCATCACCTTTTTCGTCTTTGAAGCCGCTCAAACCGTCGGCCTCATTCGGAATGCCTATCTGGGACTCCTGACCTATCTTGCTTTTCCCGTGCTGTTCATCGTCGGTCTCATCCTTATCCCCATCGGCTGGGCGAAGCTCAAAAAAGAGACCGGCAAAAGCACCCAAGAACTGCTCAATCAGCAGTTCGAGCCGGATGAACTCAAGCCGGGGCTGCTCGGCTCGTCAATTGTTCGGACGATAGCAGTCTTTACGCTGCTCAACGTCGTCATCTTGACGACGGCAAGTCTGCGCATGCTGCATTTTATGGATTCAGCCTATTTTTGCGGCACTGCCTGCCATACCGTAATGAATCCCGAATGGATGACCTACCAAAGGTCGCCGCATGCGCGCGTGCCGTGTGTCGAATGCCACGTCGGTGAGGGCGTGAATGCGCTGATCAAGTCCAAACTCAACGGCGTGCGGCAAATGTACTTGGCTGCCTTCCGCATCTATAACACGCCGATTCCGACGCCGGTGCATCAACTGCGCCCGGCGCGCGAAACCTGCGAACACTGCCATTGGCCGGAAAAATTTTACGGTCAAAGGTTGAAAACCATCATCAGCTATGCCATGGACAGCCTGTCGACGCCGCGCTATACGACGCTCAATATCAAGATCGATGCCGGCGGTCCAGGCCATCCGCCCGGAGCACATTGGCATGTCGGCGCAAAAAATCAGGTGATCTACACTTCGGAAGACGACAAGCGGCTGACGATGATCGAGGTGAGTGCCCGGCAGGCGGACGGCTCGACGCACGTCTATCGCAACCGCCGATTCAACCGCCCGACCGGCGAATCCAAGCCGCGGGTTATGGACTGCGTCGACTGCCATAACCGCGCCACTCACATTTACCAGGAAGCCGAGGCCGTCGTCGACGAATCAATCCGTCGCGGCCTGCTCGATCCGGCTCTGCCCTTTATCAAAAAGGAGGCGTTGGGCGCGCTGTCGGCCAATTATCCCTCGCAGGAGGCAGCACAAAAGGGCATCGCCGATCGCCTATACAATACTTACAAGCGCCGTTACACCGAGGCGGCACAAAAACATTCGGATGCCTTGACCCAGGCGGTGACGGTACTGCAGGAGGCCTATGCCACTTACATTCATCCTCAGATGAAGATCACTTGGGGAACCTATCCCAGCCACATCGGCCATAAGCGCAGACTCGGCTGCTTTCGCTGCCACAATGCCGACATGATCGATGAAAAGGGAATAAGTATCGCTCATGACTGCACCCTGTGTCACTCCATCTTGGCAATGGAGAGCCCTGAGCGTTTCGAATTCTTAAGCGAACCGAACAAAGGGATGCGCGAAGCGCAGATGCATCAGTATTTGCGGGAAGAGTTTTTTAAGAGCAAGTTTTAG
- a CDS encoding multiheme c-type cytochrome — MFRVIACLAVSLVFCEAVAAQTPAGACMTCHKLETPGLYRQWFNSSHALHKVTCVDCHGASSKDPEAFEHYGSWVSVLVTPKDCGRCHSLEAEQVARSHHAKAGQILESNDAYLAHVAGGNPAAIQGCESCHGAKMMVDKRQKNRLSSKTWPNSGIGRINPDGSLGSCNACHSRHSFSKAQARQPESCSKCHLGPDHPQKEVYEESKHGNAYYTHIDEMNLKADRWIVGVDYFEAPTCATCHMSATAAQPVTHDVGARISWTLRPILSTKLENWQKKRDAMKDVCSACHGSAFVDGHYYQYDALVKLYNEKFAKPAAEIMNLLQKKKLLERPASFSNKIEWTFWELWHHEGRRARHGASMMGPDYTWWHGIYEVAQHFYFKFLSEASAYQDADVDAYIEKLLKDPMHAWLNSPTDQLKAKIRSGEMQKVYEKLFEGD; from the coding sequence ATGTTTAGAGTGATTGCTTGCCTCGCTGTGTCACTGGTGTTTTGCGAAGCCGTGGCGGCTCAGACCCCTGCCGGCGCTTGTATGACGTGCCACAAGCTTGAAACCCCCGGCCTCTACCGCCAATGGTTCAATTCATCGCATGCTCTGCACAAAGTGACCTGTGTCGATTGTCACGGCGCCTCAAGCAAAGATCCGGAGGCCTTTGAGCATTACGGTTCCTGGGTATCCGTGCTGGTGACGCCGAAGGATTGCGGCCGCTGTCACTCTTTAGAAGCCGAGCAGGTCGCGCGCTCGCACCACGCCAAAGCGGGTCAGATTTTAGAATCCAACGACGCCTATCTGGCGCATGTGGCGGGAGGCAATCCGGCTGCCATTCAAGGATGCGAAAGCTGTCACGGCGCCAAAATGATGGTCGATAAGCGTCAGAAGAACCGGCTTTCGTCCAAAACCTGGCCGAACTCCGGCATCGGCCGCATTAACCCGGACGGCTCCCTTGGCTCCTGCAATGCATGTCATTCGCGTCACTCTTTTTCCAAGGCGCAGGCCCGCCAACCTGAATCGTGTTCCAAATGTCACCTCGGCCCGGATCATCCGCAAAAAGAGGTTTATGAAGAATCCAAGCACGGCAATGCCTATTACACGCACATCGATGAGATGAATCTCAAAGCCGATCGCTGGATCGTCGGCGTCGACTATTTTGAAGCGCCGACCTGCGCCACCTGCCACATGTCGGCTACAGCCGCGCAGCCGGTAACCCACGATGTCGGCGCTCGAATTTCTTGGACATTGAGGCCGATTCTTTCGACCAAATTGGAAAATTGGCAGAAAAAACGAGACGCAATGAAGGATGTGTGTTCAGCTTGTCACGGCAGCGCTTTTGTCGACGGTCATTACTATCAATACGATGCCCTGGTTAAACTCTATAATGAAAAATTTGCCAAGCCTGCCGCCGAAATTATGAATCTGCTGCAGAAAAAGAAGCTGTTGGAAAGACCTGCCTCGTTCTCCAACAAGATCGAATGGACGTTTTGGGAGCTTTGGCATCATGAAGGCCGACGTGCACGACACGGCGCAAGCATGATGGGGCCGGATTACACCTGGTGGCACGGCATTTATGAGGTGGCGCAGCATTTCTATTTCAAATTCCTTTCCGAAGCTTCAGCCTATCAAGATGCCGACGTCGATGCCTATATCGAAAAGTTGCTGAAAGACCCGATGCACGCCTGGTTGAACAGTCCGACGGATCAGCTCAAGGCAAAAATTCGCTCCGGTGAGATGCAAAAGGTTTATGAAAAGCTTTTTGAGGGCGACTAA